In Astyanax mexicanus isolate ESR-SI-001 chromosome 5, AstMex3_surface, whole genome shotgun sequence, a single window of DNA contains:
- the tmem69 gene encoding transmembrane protein 69 — protein sequence MSLALFGKHLVSRSWCLRWSSLQCMSRTFYCSGHQTHSPIFLAANQYGQLPSRCATGSLLRVQSFHCSTMRLKKRQPEEPPPRELDLVRYDMRDLKKSPKPALYLGFSGLIPFVSAPLFMAMTELYLPEVAFAQVAYGASILSFLGGARWGFALPEGSPAKPDWLNLANSVVPSLLAWIALLFSQNITHSGIIVIMGLGISLHYDLSLLPTYPSWFKALRTILTVVAFLSLVGTLVIKELYPEKKYIAQK from the exons ATGTCATTGGCCCTATTTGGAAAACACTTGGTTTCCAGGTCGTGG TGCCTGAGATGGAGCAGTCTTCAGTGCATGTCCAGAACTTTTTACTGCTCAGGGCACCAGACGCACTCTCCCATATTCCTCGCAGCAAATCAGTATGGGCAGCTGCCTTCCAGATGTGCCACGGGTTCTCTTCTCAGAGTCCAGTCATTCCATTGTTCTACAATGAGGCTAAAGAAAAGGCAGCCAGAAGAGCCACCTCCGCGTGAACTAGACTTGGTTCGTTATGATATGAGGGACCTAAAGAAAAGCCCGAAACCTGCACTTTATCTGGGATTTTCTGGTCTCATACCCTTTGTGTCAGCTCCATTATTTATGGCCATGACAGAGTTGTACCTTCCAGAGGTAGCATTTGCTCAGGTTGCATATGGAGCCTCAATTCTGTCTTTTCTTGGAGGAGCCCGTTGGGGCTTTGCCTTGCCCGAGGGCAGCCCAGCAAAGCCTGACTGGCTAAACCTAGCCAACAGTGTAGTCCCCTCCCTACTAGCTTGGATTGCCCTACTTTTTAGTCAAAATATTACTCATTCTGGCATTATTGTGATCATGGGGCTTGGCATCTCTCTCCACTATGACCTGTCTCTTTTGCCTACCTACCCCAGCTGGTTCAAAGCACTGAGGACAATCCTCACTGTCGTTGCATTTTTGTCCTTGGTGGGCACTTTGGTTATTAAGGAATTGTACCCAGAGAAGAAATACATTGCACAAAAATAA